The following are encoded together in the Pedobacter steynii genome:
- a CDS encoding MFS transporter yields the protein MDSPGIIEKPDPYAALRYPEFRSYLGMRFFFTFAYQMQAVIIGFHIYHLTKDPLALGLVGLCEAIPAISIALYGGYVADKSEKRGLLLKVFAGVFLCSLIMLVVTTSQMHAYVPVSYIVPIMYLMVFGIGIARGFFSPATFSLMAQIVPKKLYPNSSTWNSSSWQAASILGPATGGLIYGFYGITATYCVILFFIAIALVCIFFLKPHPPTYIPKESIVKSLTEGVHFVFKNKMMLGAMSLDLFSVFFGGAVALLPVFANDILKVGSEGLGFMRAAASSGAVITMLVMTRFSPMNKPWRNLLIAVTGFGTSIICYGLSKNFYLTLLFLFMEGAFDSISVIIRSTIMQLLTPDEMRGRVSAVNSMFIGSSNEIGAFESGLTAKLMRTVPAVVFGGSMTILVAGITYLKTKGLMKLTLQEINDQQT from the coding sequence TTGGATAGTCCCGGTATCATAGAAAAACCAGATCCTTACGCTGCCCTCCGATATCCGGAATTCCGGTCTTACCTTGGAATGCGTTTCTTTTTTACGTTTGCTTATCAGATGCAGGCAGTCATCATTGGTTTTCATATCTATCATTTAACAAAGGATCCATTAGCATTGGGCTTAGTTGGTCTTTGTGAGGCTATTCCTGCGATCTCCATTGCCTTATATGGAGGTTATGTAGCGGATAAATCAGAAAAAAGAGGATTGTTACTCAAAGTATTTGCAGGAGTATTCCTCTGCTCCCTGATCATGCTAGTCGTCACCACCAGCCAGATGCATGCCTATGTTCCGGTAAGCTATATTGTTCCCATCATGTATCTGATGGTTTTTGGAATTGGGATTGCCAGAGGTTTTTTCAGTCCGGCAACCTTCTCCCTGATGGCACAGATTGTTCCTAAGAAACTCTATCCTAACTCCAGTACCTGGAACAGCTCAAGCTGGCAGGCTGCCTCTATCCTTGGACCAGCTACAGGAGGACTGATCTACGGTTTTTACGGAATTACGGCAACCTATTGTGTGATTCTCTTTTTTATTGCCATTGCTTTAGTTTGCATCTTCTTTTTAAAGCCCCATCCACCAACTTACATTCCTAAAGAAAGTATTGTAAAGAGTCTGACTGAAGGTGTTCATTTTGTATTTAAAAATAAGATGATGTTAGGTGCAATGAGCCTGGATTTATTCTCCGTATTCTTCGGAGGAGCCGTAGCCCTACTTCCCGTATTTGCGAATGATATCCTTAAAGTTGGTTCTGAAGGACTCGGTTTTATGCGTGCAGCCGCTTCCAGTGGGGCAGTAATCACAATGTTGGTCATGACCCGCTTTTCTCCAATGAATAAACCATGGAGAAACCTGCTCATTGCAGTTACCGGATTTGGAACAAGTATCATCTGTTACGGCCTTTCTAAAAACTTCTACCTTACCCTCCTGTTTTTATTTATGGAGGGCGCCTTTGACAGCATTAGTGTGATCATTCGTTCTACAATTATGCAGCTGCTCACACCAGATGAAATGCGTGGCAGGGTCTCTGCAGTGAACAGTATGTTTATTGGCTCCTCTAATGAGATCGGAGCCTTTGAATCAGGGCTTACGGCGAAACTGATGAGAACAGTTCCAGCCGTTGTTTTTGGTGGAAGCATGACTATTCTGGTTGCAGGGATCACTTACCTCAAAACAAAAGGTTTAATGAAATTAACCTTACAGGAAATCAACGATCAGCAAACCTGA
- a CDS encoding alpha/beta hydrolase has product MKVYFISGLGADERVFQFLDLPGVERIYIKWIIPVNQESLASYVNRLTAQIDLTQQIVLVGISFGGIIAQEISKIIDCQKVIIISSIKSTLEFSWQLSLVSSSKIYRLFPAKFLKWSNTLTADYYFSTSSAKESELLHQIIKDTDSNFLRWAIDRLMTWKNPDPQKNIIHIHGTSDRIFPTKPIKDYIKIPGGGHFMIVNKAAELSKIIMGNI; this is encoded by the coding sequence ATGAAAGTATACTTTATAAGTGGATTAGGTGCTGATGAAAGGGTTTTCCAATTTTTAGATCTGCCTGGAGTGGAGAGGATTTATATCAAGTGGATTATCCCCGTCAATCAGGAATCGTTGGCATCCTACGTAAACCGCTTAACTGCGCAGATTGATTTAACGCAGCAAATTGTACTTGTCGGAATTTCATTCGGAGGAATCATTGCACAGGAAATATCAAAAATCATTGACTGCCAAAAAGTAATTATCATTTCCAGTATTAAGTCTACACTGGAGTTTAGCTGGCAATTATCGCTTGTATCGTCCAGCAAAATCTACCGGTTATTTCCTGCCAAATTCTTAAAATGGAGTAACACCCTTACCGCCGACTATTATTTTAGTACTTCATCTGCTAAAGAGTCGGAGCTTTTGCATCAAATCATCAAAGACACAGATAGCAATTTTCTGCGTTGGGCTATAGATCGTCTAATGACCTGGAAAAATCCGGATCCTCAAAAAAATATCATTCATATTCATGGAACTTCGGATCGAATCTTTCCCACAAAGCCGATTAAAGATTATATAAAAATTCCTGGAGGAGGACATTTCATGATCGTAAACAAGGCCGCAGAACTTAGCAAAATAATTATGGGAAACATCTGA
- a CDS encoding thiamine phosphate synthase gives MKKFIEKLHFITHDIPQHTHIEQAQIACHAGAKWIQYRCLTKNDEELLEDINAIAEICDDWGATLIVTDHIHLNGKADIQGFHIEDMDADFIKIREQLGEAITIGGSSNTLNGLIRIAAEGVDYAGFGPFYTTTTKPNNAPLLGITGYQTAMQVLKEKSIDLPVLAVGGVTLSDVDPLMATGIFGIAVSAAINQAEDMRAAYLDFYDQLK, from the coding sequence ATGAAGAAATTCATTGAAAAACTCCACTTTATAACACACGACATTCCCCAACATACTCATATAGAACAAGCTCAGATTGCTTGCCATGCCGGTGCAAAATGGATACAATACCGTTGTCTGACTAAAAATGACGAAGAGCTTCTGGAAGATATCAATGCCATCGCTGAAATCTGTGACGATTGGGGAGCCACCCTGATAGTCACAGACCACATTCATTTGAATGGCAAAGCCGATATTCAAGGATTTCATATCGAAGACATGGATGCTGATTTTATAAAAATCCGTGAGCAGCTAGGAGAAGCAATTACCATTGGTGGTTCTTCAAACACATTGAACGGACTGATCAGAATTGCCGCAGAAGGAGTAGATTATGCAGGATTCGGCCCTTTTTATACTACTACTACAAAACCGAACAATGCACCTCTTCTCGGCATAACAGGGTATCAAACCGCCATGCAGGTATTGAAAGAAAAATCCATTGACCTACCAGTGCTCGCAGTAGGTGGAGTTACCTTAAGCGATGTAGATCCATTGATGGCTACAGGAATTTTTGGAATTGCGGTATCAGCAGCGATCAATCAGGCGGAAGATATGAGAGCGGCCTATCTCGACTTCTATGATCAGTTAAAATAA
- a CDS encoding TonB-dependent receptor yields the protein MTIALAMLLLPVLVKAQFSISGSVSEKSNQVLPGASMRLKEKSTGATANAEGKYQLTNLKAGNYTLVVSFVGYQTIEKKIELSADQIVNFSLSPSAFLADEVIVRATRANEKSATTYRNLNREEIQQNNFGQDLPFILNNTPGVVVTSDAGAGVGYTGIRIRGSDASRINVTINGIPYNDSESQGIFWVNMPDFASSIENVQIQRGVGTSTNGAGAFGGSLNIQTLAPSEKAYAELNNTFGSFNTLKNTVKVGTGLIDNKWSFDGRLSRVKSDGYIDRAASTLKSYFLSGAYHGKNELLRLNVFSGTEKTYQAWSGIPESRLKGDIQGMKDYAANEGLKPEELENLLNSGNRTYNPFTYKDQTDNYTQNHYQAIYAKQFNEQFSFNGALHYTDGKGYFEEFKLKDKYKKYKQPGVIVDGELKDRTDLIRRRWLDNNFYGLTYAFNYQPQSNLNFTLGGAYNEYRGKHFGQVIWSKFPIGLSNTDHYYDGKGNKNDFNTYFKVNYSPIDQLSLFADLQYRTVSYDISGTDKNLEPINFSNNYNFFNPKVGATYFLNQQSNIYTSFSVANKEPNRDDFTNLKKGLPSPKTERLNNVEAGYRFNDNTFNVGVNVYGMFYKDQLIFTGEINEYADAYRQNVDKSYRIGVELDGAYVISSKFAINANAAFSRNKIKNYVDYIANTEEDESTSLIVNTYSNPDISFSPAAVVSGELVYKPFKGFAAALQSKYISKQYMDNTQSENKMLKAYWVNNARLGYDFQIKGIKNINLGLLVNNILNKKYESNGYTYSYAYMGDITKQNFYFTQAGTNFLLSLNLKF from the coding sequence ATGACCATAGCATTAGCTATGTTACTGTTGCCAGTTTTAGTGAAGGCACAGTTCAGTATTTCCGGATCAGTATCCGAAAAATCAAATCAGGTATTACCCGGAGCATCTATGCGTTTAAAGGAAAAATCCACCGGAGCTACTGCTAACGCAGAAGGTAAATACCAATTAACGAATCTTAAAGCCGGTAATTATACATTAGTAGTGAGCTTTGTTGGCTATCAGACGATCGAAAAAAAAATAGAGCTCAGTGCAGACCAGATTGTGAATTTCAGTTTAAGCCCTTCTGCATTTCTGGCTGATGAAGTCATTGTAAGGGCCACCAGAGCTAATGAAAAATCAGCTACTACTTATAGGAATCTAAACAGAGAGGAAATTCAGCAGAACAACTTTGGACAAGACCTTCCTTTTATTTTAAACAATACTCCAGGAGTAGTGGTCACTTCAGATGCAGGCGCCGGTGTAGGTTATACCGGTATCCGGATCCGGGGAAGCGATGCCAGCAGAATCAACGTAACGATCAACGGTATTCCTTATAACGATAGTGAGAGTCAGGGTATCTTTTGGGTAAACATGCCTGATTTCGCCTCTTCAATAGAAAATGTTCAAATTCAGCGAGGCGTAGGAACCTCAACCAATGGGGCCGGCGCTTTTGGCGGAAGCTTAAATATCCAGACCCTTGCTCCTTCGGAAAAAGCCTATGCAGAACTTAACAATACATTCGGGTCTTTCAATACGCTTAAAAACACCGTCAAAGTAGGAACTGGCCTGATTGATAATAAATGGAGTTTTGACGGCAGATTATCCCGTGTAAAATCCGATGGGTATATTGACCGTGCTGCCTCTACCTTAAAATCCTATTTTCTTTCCGGTGCTTATCACGGAAAAAACGAGCTGCTAAGGCTAAATGTCTTCTCCGGAACAGAAAAGACCTATCAGGCCTGGAGCGGTATTCCAGAGTCAAGATTAAAAGGAGATATACAGGGAATGAAAGACTACGCAGCTAATGAAGGTCTTAAACCGGAAGAACTGGAAAATTTACTCAATTCAGGAAACAGAACGTATAATCCTTTTACTTATAAAGACCAGACGGACAACTATACACAAAACCATTACCAGGCCATCTATGCCAAACAGTTTAATGAACAATTTTCGTTTAATGGAGCATTGCATTATACAGATGGTAAAGGATACTTTGAAGAATTCAAGTTAAAAGACAAGTACAAAAAGTACAAACAACCAGGAGTAATCGTGGATGGAGAACTAAAAGACCGTACTGACCTCATTCGCCGCCGTTGGCTGGATAATAATTTTTACGGACTTACTTATGCATTCAATTATCAACCTCAATCTAATTTAAACTTCACTCTTGGCGGGGCTTACAATGAGTATAGAGGTAAGCATTTCGGACAGGTAATCTGGTCTAAATTCCCTATAGGTCTGAGCAATACTGATCATTATTATGATGGCAAAGGAAACAAAAATGACTTCAACACCTATTTCAAAGTCAACTATAGCCCAATTGATCAGCTTAGCCTGTTTGCTGATCTGCAATATCGAACAGTCAGCTATGATATCAGCGGTACCGATAAAAACCTGGAACCAATTAACTTTAGCAACAACTATAATTTCTTCAATCCTAAAGTTGGGGCAACCTACTTCCTGAATCAACAAAGTAATATTTATACCTCATTTAGTGTAGCCAATAAAGAACCTAACCGTGATGATTTTACCAATCTGAAAAAAGGACTTCCTTCGCCTAAAACTGAACGTTTGAATAATGTGGAAGCAGGTTATCGTTTTAATGACAACACCTTCAATGTCGGTGTAAATGTATACGGGATGTTCTATAAAGATCAGCTGATCTTCACCGGAGAAATCAATGAATATGCAGATGCTTACCGCCAGAATGTAGACAAAAGTTACCGGATAGGCGTCGAACTGGATGGGGCTTATGTAATCAGTTCGAAATTCGCAATAAATGCAAATGCAGCTTTCAGCAGAAATAAAATTAAAAACTATGTAGATTATATCGCCAATACTGAAGAAGACGAAAGCACCAGTTTAATCGTCAATACCTATTCAAATCCTGATATCTCTTTTTCTCCTGCCGCTGTGGTTTCAGGAGAACTGGTGTACAAACCATTTAAAGGCTTTGCTGCTGCCCTGCAAAGCAAATACATCAGTAAGCAATATATGGACAATACACAAAGTGAAAACAAAATGCTAAAGGCTTACTGGGTAAACAACGCCAGGCTTGGGTATGATTTCCAAATTAAAGGAATCAAAAATATCAACCTTGGACTCTTGGTGAACAACATATTGAACAAAAAATATGAGAGCAACGGGTATACCTATAGCTATGCTTATATGGGAGATATCACCAAACAAAATTTTTATTTCACACAAGCCGGAACTAATTTTTTACTTTCGTTAAATTTGAAATTTTAA
- a CDS encoding AAA family ATPase: MNKQIKKIAIVGPESTGKSTITQQLAKHYKTLWVPEYARYYCAALTDPCTLQDEINMFHGQLALEESILAIAEKELIFCDTTFITVKIWSDEVFGETPRMVLDALPNYTYDLYLLMDIDLPWQEDPLRDFPHKREHFMQIWHQELLNLNANYVLISGQEERLKNAIEAVQLFLEKP, translated from the coding sequence GTGAACAAACAAATTAAGAAAATTGCTATCGTCGGACCTGAGAGCACCGGAAAATCGACTATTACACAACAGCTGGCTAAGCATTACAAAACCCTTTGGGTCCCTGAATACGCAAGGTATTATTGCGCTGCGCTAACCGATCCCTGTACCCTACAAGACGAAATCAATATGTTTCACGGACAGCTTGCACTGGAGGAATCTATTCTTGCCATCGCAGAAAAAGAGCTGATCTTTTGTGATACGACTTTCATTACAGTGAAGATCTGGAGCGATGAAGTCTTCGGGGAGACACCAAGAATGGTACTGGACGCCTTGCCAAACTATACGTATGATCTCTATCTTCTGATGGACATTGACCTCCCATGGCAGGAAGATCCATTGCGTGATTTTCCTCACAAAAGAGAACATTTTATGCAAATATGGCATCAGGAATTACTGAACCTGAATGCAAACTATGTGCTGATCAGCGGACAAGAAGAAAGACTAAAGAATGCTATAGAAGCCGTACAATTATTCCTGGAAAAGCCATAA
- the pnuC gene encoding nicotinamide riboside transporter PnuC → MLLLEASFFQLIVDQFKHTSWQEWLGVISGFICIYLATKENVLSWPISIISVVAYAWVFYDAKMYGDMALQFYFLCSAFYGWYFWINNKASDDKPITNLSLKGWWIAGGSVLILSAVLGLYLDKYTDTNVPYEDGFCTALSFVAQLMLTRKILQNWILWIIVDLCYIPLYIYKNLNLSAVFYAFLVAIAIKGYLDWRKTYREQTN, encoded by the coding sequence ATGTTACTTCTCGAAGCTTCTTTTTTTCAATTGATCGTCGATCAGTTTAAGCATACCTCATGGCAGGAATGGCTTGGCGTCATTTCCGGGTTTATTTGCATTTATCTGGCCACAAAGGAAAATGTACTCAGCTGGCCGATTTCTATTATTAGTGTCGTTGCCTATGCCTGGGTATTCTATGATGCAAAAATGTACGGTGATATGGCCCTACAGTTTTATTTCCTTTGCAGTGCTTTTTATGGCTGGTATTTTTGGATCAATAACAAAGCAAGTGATGATAAACCTATCACTAACTTATCCCTAAAAGGTTGGTGGATTGCAGGTGGATCCGTGCTGATCCTATCCGCGGTATTAGGTCTTTATCTGGATAAGTACACCGACACAAACGTTCCTTACGAAGATGGTTTTTGTACCGCATTAAGCTTTGTAGCGCAGTTGATGCTGACCAGAAAAATTCTTCAAAACTGGATACTCTGGATCATTGTTGATCTTTGTTATATTCCATTATACATCTACAAAAATCTAAATTTAAGTGCTGTTTTTTATGCCTTCCTGGTGGCGATCGCCATCAAAGGCTATTTAGACTGGAGGAAAACCTACCGTGAACAAACAAATTAA
- a CDS encoding carboxypeptidase-like regulatory domain-containing protein, translating into MKKASLNFIAVLGLSLGLLAFTTIREGGIQGKVSPVEGASQVLAVAGRDTLRAAVNNGSFVFSKVKAGTYTVLVKANVPYKDATVENVAVTDSATTDVGEIKLLQ; encoded by the coding sequence ATGAAAAAAGCGAGTTTAAATTTCATAGCAGTATTAGGGCTTTCATTAGGTTTATTAGCATTTACTACCATCAGAGAAGGTGGAATTCAAGGGAAGGTCAGTCCTGTAGAAGGCGCATCTCAGGTATTGGCTGTTGCCGGAAGAGATACATTAAGAGCAGCGGTAAATAATGGAAGTTTCGTATTTAGCAAGGTTAAAGCAGGAACTTATACCGTTTTGGTAAAGGCAAATGTCCCTTATAAAGATGCGACTGTGGAGAACGTAGCAGTGACAGATAGTGCCACTACGGATGTTGGAGAGATAAAATTGCTCCAATAA
- the carB gene encoding carbamoyl-phosphate synthase large subunit, which translates to MPKDTSIRSVLIIGSGPIIIGQACEFDYSGSQAALSLKEEGIEVSIINSNPATIMTDKVIGDHVYLWPLTVDSIEQILIERKIDAVLPTMGGQTALNLCKEAEERGVWEKHGVKVIGVDVAAIEKTENREAFRQLMIDIGVGVAPSKIANSFLEGKEAAQQIGYPLVIRPSYTLGGSGGGFVHKKEEFDHALQRGLEASPTHEVLVEKAVLGWKEYELELLRDSNDNVIIICSIENFDPMGIHTGDSITVAPAMTLSDRCYQEMRNQAIKMMRAIGNFAGGCNVQFSVNPDNDDIIAIEINPRVSRSSALASKATGYPIAKIAAKLAIGYNLDEIENQITKTTSAYFEPTLDYVIVKVPRWNFDKFKGANMELGLQMKSVGEVMAIGRSFIEALQKACQSLEIGRAGLGADGKHNRSIEDIMNGLEHPSWNRLFLIKDAMSMGVPLESIRKVTKIDKWFLAQIQELVHLETELKRYSLNNIPREFFFTLKQKGFSDIQIAYLLGNVTEDEVYERRKSLDIRRVYKMVDTCAAEFAAQTPYYYSTFEEENESTPSDRKKIIVLGSGPNRIGQGIEFDYSCVHGLLAAKESGYEAIMINCNPETVSTDFNMANKLYFEPVFWEHVREIIELEKPEGVIVQLGGQTALKMAEKLQENGIKIIGTSYNDMDVAEDRGRFSDLLKELEIPYPKYGVAENAEEAIVVANEVGYPVLVRPSYVLGGQGMSIVINDEDLEKAVVKLLGDLPGNRVLIDHFLDRAEETESDSICDGEDVHIIGLMEHIEPAGIHSGDSSAVLPPFSLSEKVKNDMEIYSKKIAKALNVIGLLNIQFAVKDEKVYVIEANPRASRTVPFIAKAYDVPYINIAAKVMLGVNKLKDFTIVRKLEGYAIKEPVFSFDKFPEVAKELGPEMKSTGEAIRFIKNLEDPYFRKLYKDKSMYLSK; encoded by the coding sequence ATGCCTAAAGACACCTCCATACGCTCAGTATTAATTATCGGATCGGGACCTATTATCATTGGTCAAGCCTGTGAGTTTGATTATTCAGGATCTCAAGCTGCCTTATCCTTAAAGGAAGAGGGGATTGAAGTTTCGATCATCAACTCTAATCCTGCAACCATCATGACCGACAAGGTGATTGGGGATCATGTTTATCTTTGGCCTTTAACGGTGGACTCCATTGAGCAGATTTTAATAGAACGTAAAATCGATGCAGTTTTGCCTACTATGGGCGGACAAACCGCTTTAAACCTTTGTAAAGAGGCAGAAGAGCGCGGTGTCTGGGAAAAGCATGGAGTAAAGGTAATCGGGGTAGACGTTGCCGCGATTGAGAAAACGGAGAACAGAGAAGCTTTCCGCCAGTTAATGATCGACATAGGTGTTGGCGTAGCTCCTTCCAAAATTGCAAACTCTTTCCTTGAAGGTAAAGAAGCAGCTCAGCAAATCGGTTATCCATTAGTGATTCGCCCTTCATACACTTTAGGTGGTTCGGGCGGGGGCTTTGTGCATAAAAAAGAAGAATTTGACCATGCTTTACAACGCGGACTTGAAGCTTCTCCTACGCATGAGGTTTTGGTAGAGAAAGCTGTATTGGGTTGGAAAGAATATGAGCTGGAATTGCTTAGAGATAGCAATGATAATGTGATTATCATTTGTTCTATTGAAAACTTTGATCCAATGGGTATCCATACGGGAGATTCTATCACTGTAGCACCGGCAATGACTTTATCTGACCGTTGCTATCAGGAAATGCGTAACCAGGCCATCAAAATGATGCGTGCTATTGGTAACTTCGCAGGAGGCTGTAATGTTCAGTTCTCCGTGAATCCTGATAATGATGATATTATCGCTATCGAGATCAACCCAAGGGTATCCCGCTCTTCGGCATTAGCCAGTAAGGCAACAGGGTATCCAATCGCAAAAATCGCTGCTAAGTTGGCGATTGGTTATAACCTCGATGAGATTGAGAATCAAATTACAAAAACAACTTCCGCTTACTTCGAGCCTACTTTAGATTATGTAATCGTAAAAGTACCACGTTGGAACTTTGATAAATTCAAAGGTGCAAATATGGAACTTGGATTGCAGATGAAATCTGTAGGTGAGGTGATGGCTATCGGTAGAAGTTTTATCGAGGCATTACAGAAAGCTTGTCAGAGTTTAGAAATTGGCAGAGCTGGATTAGGTGCAGATGGTAAACATAACAGAAGCATTGAAGACATTATGAACGGACTCGAGCATCCAAGCTGGAACCGTCTGTTCTTAATTAAAGATGCCATGAGCATGGGCGTTCCATTGGAATCTATTCGCAAAGTAACCAAAATTGATAAATGGTTCCTTGCACAGATCCAGGAGCTGGTTCATCTGGAAACGGAATTGAAAAGATATTCTCTGAATAATATTCCAAGAGAGTTCTTCTTTACGCTGAAACAAAAAGGATTCTCTGATATTCAGATTGCTTACCTGCTTGGTAACGTAACGGAGGATGAGGTATATGAGCGTAGAAAATCACTGGATATCCGACGCGTATATAAAATGGTAGACACCTGTGCTGCTGAATTTGCTGCACAGACTCCATATTACTATTCTACATTTGAGGAAGAGAATGAATCAACCCCATCTGATAGGAAAAAGATCATCGTATTGGGTTCAGGACCTAACCGTATCGGGCAGGGGATTGAATTTGATTATTCTTGTGTACATGGTTTACTTGCTGCAAAAGAAAGTGGCTATGAGGCAATTATGATCAACTGTAATCCTGAAACCGTATCGACAGATTTTAATATGGCTAATAAGTTATATTTTGAGCCGGTATTCTGGGAGCACGTCCGTGAAATCATTGAACTGGAGAAACCAGAAGGCGTAATCGTTCAATTGGGTGGACAGACAGCTTTGAAGATGGCTGAGAAACTTCAGGAGAATGGAATTAAAATTATTGGTACTTCTTATAACGACATGGATGTTGCAGAAGACAGGGGACGTTTCTCTGATCTTTTGAAAGAACTGGAGATCCCTTATCCAAAGTATGGTGTTGCAGAAAATGCTGAAGAAGCAATCGTGGTGGCTAACGAAGTTGGATACCCGGTATTGGTAAGACCAAGTTATGTATTGGGTGGACAGGGAATGAGCATTGTCATCAATGACGAGGATCTGGAGAAGGCGGTGGTTAAATTATTAGGTGACCTTCCTGGAAACAGGGTTTTAATTGATCATTTCCTGGACAGAGCTGAGGAAACGGAATCAGATTCAATCTGTGACGGAGAGGATGTGCATATCATTGGATTGATGGAGCATATCGAACCTGCCGGAATTCACTCCGGAGATTCAAGTGCAGTATTGCCTCCTTTCAGTTTATCTGAGAAGGTAAAAAATGATATGGAGATCTACTCGAAAAAAATAGCGAAGGCATTAAATGTAATTGGACTATTGAATATCCAATTCGCGGTGAAGGACGAGAAAGTTTATGTGATTGAAGCAAACCCAAGAGCATCCAGGACTGTTCCTTTCATTGCGAAGGCTTATGATGTTCCATACATTAATATTGCAGCAAAAGTGATGCTGGGTGTAAACAAACTGAAAGACTTCACCATAGTAAGAAAGCTGGAAGGTTATGCGATTAAAGAACCGGTATTCTCTTTTGATAAATTCCCTGAGGTAGCTAAAGAGCTGGGCCCGGAAATGAAATCTACTGGAGAAGCCATCAGGTTTATTAAAAACCTGGAAGATCCCTACTTCAGAAAATTATATAAAGACAAATCGATGTATTTGTCGAAATAA
- a CDS encoding DUF3137 domain-containing protein, translating into MTSSITDDASRRQILTELEALRKEIYGLKIKNYTILGIGVLIFILGIVFDVLIPVILSGIAIVIYGFVMISKAGPREIQYRHSYKYALVTHALKTIDESLQIDSTQALSEQTFISSRLFSKTPDRYHSEDQVYGVAGKTKFSFSEVHAEYKTVTQTKNGQRVDWHDILKGIVFSADFNKNFNGTTMVRPKDFSAVFGAWISTALPIFSSGEVVKLENPDFDKNFVTYSDDQVEARYILTSSMMERICELNNRSKETISLSFTGNLVFIAFPLSGNYFEPPFSKSLMDEALLQKDIELVQFMYAIITELDLNTRIWGKN; encoded by the coding sequence ATGACCTCTTCCATTACAGATGATGCTTCCAGACGGCAGATTTTAACAGAACTGGAAGCTTTACGTAAGGAAATTTACGGCCTGAAAATTAAAAATTACACCATCCTTGGCATCGGTGTCCTGATTTTCATTCTTGGCATCGTATTCGACGTTCTCATTCCCGTTATACTATCAGGTATTGCTATCGTCATCTATGGCTTCGTGATGATCAGTAAAGCCGGCCCCAGAGAAATACAATACAGGCATTCTTATAAATATGCTCTGGTTACACATGCTTTAAAAACTATAGATGAAAGTCTTCAGATTGATTCCACACAAGCTTTATCTGAGCAGACATTCATCTCGTCCCGCTTGTTTAGTAAGACACCAGACCGGTACCATAGCGAGGACCAGGTTTATGGTGTCGCAGGAAAAACAAAATTCAGTTTTTCAGAGGTGCATGCAGAATACAAAACAGTTACTCAGACAAAGAATGGTCAGCGTGTTGATTGGCATGACATATTGAAAGGCATTGTTTTCTCTGCTGACTTCAATAAAAATTTTAACGGGACCACTATGGTCAGACCTAAGGATTTTAGCGCTGTTTTTGGCGCCTGGATTTCAACTGCCCTTCCTATATTTTCCTCCGGAGAAGTAGTCAAACTGGAAAATCCAGATTTCGATAAGAATTTTGTTACTTATTCTGACGACCAGGTAGAAGCCCGTTATATTTTAACTTCTTCCATGATGGAAAGAATTTGTGAACTCAATAATCGCTCTAAAGAAACCATTAGTCTGTCCTTTACCGGCAATCTGGTATTCATCGCCTTCCCATTAAGCGGAAACTACTTTGAACCGCCTTTCTCTAAGAGTCTGATGGATGAAGCCCTGCTTCAAAAAGATATTGAACTAGTTCAGTTCATGTACGCCATTATCACAGAACTTGATTTAAACACCCGGATCTGGGGCAAAAACTAA
- a CDS encoding LemA family protein — MIIGAIILVVLILLGISIYNSLIAKKNQVNNAFSAIDVMLKKRFDLLPNLIETVKQYMQYEEGVLTKIVELRSRSTSPNISNEEKLEIDKQLSSAVKGLMINIENYPDLKANQNFLNLQSTWTESEEQIAASRRAYNSSVTDYNNAIMMFPGSIFAGMMNYQQITVLANTEEERKNISAKELFNN, encoded by the coding sequence ATGATTATAGGCGCTATCATTCTTGTCGTTCTTATTCTTTTGGGAATCTCTATCTATAACTCGCTGATCGCTAAAAAAAATCAGGTTAATAATGCTTTTTCGGCAATAGACGTGATGTTAAAAAAGCGATTCGATTTGTTGCCAAACCTGATCGAAACGGTAAAACAATACATGCAATATGAAGAAGGTGTACTCACAAAGATAGTTGAACTGAGAAGTCGCAGCACAAGCCCGAACATCAGTAATGAGGAAAAGCTCGAGATAGACAAACAACTCAGCTCAGCAGTCAAAGGCCTGATGATAAATATTGAAAACTATCCGGATTTAAAAGCGAATCAGAATTTTTTAAATCTTCAAAGTACCTGGACAGAAAGTGAAGAACAAATCGCTGCGTCAAGACGGGCTTATAATTCCTCGGTTACCGATTATAATAATGCCATCATGATGTTTCCAGGAAGCATTTTTGCCGGAATGATGAACTACCAGCAAATTACAGTCCTGGCAAACACCGAAGAAGAAAGAAAAAACATCAGCGCCAAAGAGCTTTTCAATAATTAA